One stretch of Macrotis lagotis isolate mMagLag1 chromosome 7, bilby.v1.9.chrom.fasta, whole genome shotgun sequence DNA includes these proteins:
- the GPR85 gene encoding putative G-protein coupled receptor 85, with amino-acid sequence MANYSHAADNILQNLSPLTAFLKLTSLGFIIGVSVVGNLLISILLVKDKTLHRAPYYFLLDLCCSDILRSAICFPFVFTSVKNGSTWTYGTLTCKVIAFLGVLSCFHTAFMLFCISVTRYLAIAHHRFYTKRLTFWTCLAVICMVWTLSVAMAFPPVLDVGTYSFIREEDQCTFQHRSFRANDSLGFMLLLALILLATQLVYLKLIFFVHDRRKMKPVQFVAAVSQNWTFHGPGASGQAAANWLAGFGRGPTPPTLLGIRQNANTTGRRRLLVLDEFKMEKRISRMFYIMTFLFLALWGPYLVACYWRVFARGPVVPGGFLTAAVWMSFAQAGINPFVCIFSNRELRRCFSTTLLYCRKSRLPREPYCVI; translated from the coding sequence ATGGCGAACTATAGCCATGCAGCTGACAACATTTTGCAaaatctctctcctttaactGCCTTTCTGAAACTGACTTCCCTGGGTTTCATAATAGGAGTCAGCGTGGTGGGTAACCTTCTGATCTCCATTTTGCTAGTCAAAGATAAGACCTTGCATAGAGCTCCTTACTACTTCCTGTTGGATCTTTGCTGCTCAGATATTCTCAGATCTGCAATTTGTTTCCCATTTGTGTTCACCTCTGTTAAAAATGGCTCTACCTGGACTTATGGAACTCTGACTTGCAAAGTGATCGCCTTCCTGGGGGTTTTGTCCTGCTTCCACACTGCTTTCATGCTGTTCTGCATCAGCGTCACCAGGTACCTAGCTATAGCTCATCACCGCTTCTATACAAAAAGGCTGACCTTTTGGACTTGTCTGGCTGTCATCTGTATGGTGTGGACCCTCTCTGTAGCAATGGCTTTCCCCCCAGTATTAGATGTGGgcacttattcattcattaggGAGGAGGATCAATGCACCTTTCAACATCGTTCCTTCAGGGCCAATGATTCCTTGGGATTTATGCTGCTCCTTGCCCTCATACTCCTAGCCACACAGCTTGTCTACCTCAAGCTGATATTTTTTGTCCACGATCGAAGGAAAATGAAGCCAGTCCAGTTTGTAGCAGCAGTCAGCCAGAACTGGACTTTTCATGGCCCAGGAGCCAGCGGTCAAGCAGCTGCTAATTGGCTGGCAGGATTTGGAAGGGGCCCCACACCACCCACCCTGTTGGGTATTAGGCAAAATGCAAACACCACAGGCAGAAGAAGGCTGCTGGTCTTAGACGAGttcaaaatggaaaagagaatcaGCAGAATGTTCTACATCATGACTTTCCTCTTCCTCGCCTTGTGGGGCCCCTACCTGGTGGCCTGTTACTGGAGAGTTTTTGCAAGAGGGCCTGTAGTTCCAGGGGGATTTCTAACAGCCGCTGTCTGGATGAGTTTTGCCCAAGCAGGAATCAATCCTTTTGTCTGCATTTTCTCCAACAGGGAGCTGAGGCGCTGTTTCAGCACAACCCTTCTTTACTGCAGAAAATCCAGGTTACCAAGGGAACCTTACTGTGTTATATGA